Part of the Ictalurus furcatus strain D&B chromosome 10, Billie_1.0, whole genome shotgun sequence genome, ACTATGttaaaaatcattaataaatgataCCAATAgctttgataatggtgggttgttatttccaccactgtaaatatataataatataatatataatataatttagttTTTTAATTACAGACCCCTTGCTCCCTGGACCCCATTTTGAGAACTACAGATGTACATTGTATGATGTATTATACTGTACACAAGACAAATAGAGtttagcttttatttacattatgccaattttttttatgtaggtACTATCTTGCGTCGCTGGAAGAAAAACTGGTTTGACCTTTGGTCAGATGGCCGTCTAATTTTCTATGATGACCAGCAGCGGCGTGACATGGAGGATGAGATCCATATGAGGGTGGACTGCATTAACATTCGCAATGCCAATGCATGTCGAGGTCAACCTTTAATACTGCTAATAATTTTTGGTCATCTGTGGATGAATAATTGCTTTtgagagattttattatttcatactctgtctctttcctcaGATCTAACACCTCCTGAAGGAAAAGGCAGAGAAGCCCTTCTACAAATTGTGTGCCGTGATGGACGTGTTATCAGCCTCTGCGCAGACAGTGCAGACGATGCCTTGTAAGTCAGCtgatctgtatttatttatacttctAGCTGTTCGaccaaagaaaataaaatgtgaacacTCATTGGTAAAGAAATAACAAAAAGACATTATCTACTACTCACCTGTCTTACATTGTCAGTTATTATACTAGTGTTTTAAACTAAAAACATGTGCTTTTTAGTCTTTGTAACCCAAAGACAAATCAtgtagtgtgtgcagtgtgaataacattgatgtTTACTctttgctctctttctttcagggCCTGGACTGTGGCCCTTCAGGATGCCAGAATCAACACAGTGAGTCATTGCTTACTTAAAGAAGCACGTTATGGGTGGAGTAGTTAACTCTGTAATCCTCTGTGCACGCTTCATAACAGACAGCTCTGTTATGCTGttgatataaaatgtaaatggaaaCCTTTGTTAGTTTCTGTCATAAATGTGCCATATTTTACATATCTTCGATTTTCCTCTGTCTTTGATAGCTTGTGAAATCTTGTGATAGTGTAGAGTAATCTTGTTATTTCTTTTGCAGGTGGTTGCACCCCCTCAGTTTGGTTTAACCCCGGAAGTTATTGCCTCTGCTCCTCCTTCTTATACAGAATTAAACCCGACTCCTCAGGTAGGAGCCAAGTTTACATCCCCATCCAATTATTTGTGTTTAATCTTAGTAGTAATAACAGAATGGAAGTGACTTTTTCTGTGACCCTTTTGTCAGGTATACTACCCGGACCAATACGGTGGCTATGTGCCTTATCCTCCTCCCCCCTATGCCCCTAATGCTGTGTACTCTGCAGGTGGGCACCAGTATGCATTTGCCTCCCCCTATCACAACCAAGGTAGATCAGCTACTGTCACTGAATGTTATATATACTTGTAcgtttattgtttaatttgtgTAATTTAGTTTATCAGCTGTGCAG contains:
- the plekhb2 gene encoding pleckstrin homology domain-containing family B member 2 isoform X2, whose translation is MAFVKSGWLHRQSTILRRWKKNWFDLWSDGRLIFYDDQQRRDMEDEIHMRVDCINIRNANACRDLTPPEGKGREALLQIVCRDGRVISLCADSADDALAWTVALQDARINTVVAPPQFGLTPEVIASAPPSYTELNPTPQVYYPDQYGGYVPYPPPPYAPNAVYSAGVYPAHEVNHVIIEERRRDDAGGIALGMLTGAATGLAIGSLFSVF
- the plekhb2 gene encoding pleckstrin homology domain-containing family B member 2 isoform X1 — protein: MAFVKSGWLHRQSTILRRWKKNWFDLWSDGRLIFYDDQQRRDMEDEIHMRVDCINIRNANACRDLTPPEGKGREALLQIVCRDGRVISLCADSADDALAWTVALQDARINTVVAPPQFGLTPEVIASAPPSYTELNPTPQVYYPDQYGGYVPYPPPPYAPNAVYSAGGHQYAFASPYHNQGVYPAHEVNHVIIEERRRDDAGGIALGMLTGAATGLAIGSLFSVF